One window of the bacterium genome contains the following:
- a CDS encoding VanW family protein, giving the protein MILFLIFSAGASFLLLFNLTFSGKIYPRISIARNDIGGINPKIAQASIENRINAWQNAKIQINYSDPNDSSLSKSWGIEPSALGIIPSTQKNILSAYNIGRTGNILNIIRQITTVAAKGNDIPVSYDLDENKFNNYIENNFSFLEKPGKDASLIFINDNLKEIPAQTGFAIDRNDLKQKITANIQNLASDPISIKLLTSSPKITDDKIKKAKAQAVNLTTGKISLQFEKKSWVLEKKLVESSLKFIPNADPANKNEIILGMEIIPDFIYDYLEKIQIEINRKPSNAVFGIKDGQMIVESGGEIGAVLSLDKSTAKITDEMQKGAANNIDDVKIELIIEEKEPQIGKKVIEEMKIDSLLGQGKSNFAGSPANRRRNIATGAAKFNNIFIAPDEEFSFVKTLGEITAKAGYLPELVIKEDKVIAELGGGLCQVSTTAFRAAIYSGLPILERRPHAYAVPYYNPQGMDSTIYPPRPDLRFKNDTGGVILIQTSVIGNDLIFNFFGVKQNRIIKIIGPNIYDKMPDGSMKAVFWREFYEKDVLQKKEPFYSSYASPAKYPHKNPLE; this is encoded by the coding sequence TTGATCTTATTTCTAATATTCTCCGCCGGAGCGTCTTTTTTGCTTTTATTTAACCTCACTTTTTCCGGAAAGATCTATCCCCGCATCTCTATTGCGAGGAACGACATCGGCGGCATAAATCCAAAAATCGCCCAAGCATCAATTGAAAATCGGATAAACGCCTGGCAAAACGCCAAGATACAAATTAATTATTCCGATCCAAATGATTCTTCTCTTTCTAAAAGCTGGGGGATCGAACCATCCGCGCTCGGTATTATTCCCAGCACTCAAAAAAACATTCTCAGCGCCTACAACATCGGCCGTACGGGAAACATCTTGAATATTATCCGGCAAATAACAACCGTGGCCGCCAAGGGAAACGATATCCCCGTTTCCTACGACTTGGATGAAAATAAATTTAATAATTATATTGAGAATAATTTTTCCTTCCTGGAAAAACCCGGCAAAGACGCCTCTTTGATATTCATCAATGACAATCTGAAAGAAATACCGGCGCAAACCGGCTTTGCCATCGACAGAAATGATTTAAAACAAAAAATTACCGCTAATATTCAAAATCTGGCAAGCGATCCCATCTCGATTAAATTATTAACTTCTTCTCCAAAGATCACCGATGATAAAATCAAAAAAGCAAAAGCGCAAGCGGTCAATTTAACAACCGGAAAAATTTCTTTGCAATTCGAAAAAAAATCATGGGTTTTAGAAAAAAAACTGGTGGAGTCTTCCTTAAAATTTATTCCCAATGCTGATCCGGCAAATAAAAACGAAATAATTCTCGGCATGGAGATCATTCCTGATTTTATCTACGACTATTTGGAGAAGATCCAGATAGAAATAAATCGCAAGCCATCGAATGCCGTTTTTGGAATAAAAGACGGCCAAATGATCGTTGAATCCGGCGGAGAGATCGGAGCCGTGCTTTCACTGGACAAAAGCACCGCAAAAATTACCGACGAAATGCAAAAAGGAGCCGCAAATAATATCGATGATGTTAAAATAGAATTGATAATCGAAGAAAAAGAGCCGCAGATCGGAAAAAAAGTTATTGAAGAAATGAAAATTGACAGCCTTTTAGGCCAAGGAAAATCTAATTTCGCCGGCTCCCCCGCAAACCGCCGCCGTAATATAGCCACCGGAGCGGCAAAATTCAATAATATTTTTATCGCGCCCGACGAAGAATTTTCCTTTGTAAAAACTCTCGGAGAAATTACCGCCAAGGCCGGATACCTGCCTGAACTGGTGATCAAAGAAGATAAAGTCATCGCGGAACTTGGCGGCGGATTATGCCAAGTGTCCACTACCGCTTTTAGAGCGGCTATATATTCCGGTTTGCCAATTCTTGAGCGCCGACCCCATGCTTATGCCGTTCCATATTATAACCCGCAAGGAATGGACTCGACTATTTATCCTCCACGTCCGGATCTAAGATTTAAAAATGACACGGGAGGCGTCATTCTTATACAAACATCGGTTATTGGCAATGATCTGATTTTTAATTTTTTTGGCGTAAAACAAAACCGTATTATAAAAATTATCGGACCTAATATTTATGATAAAATGCCCGACGGCTCAATGAAAGCGGTTTTCTGGCGCGAGTTCTATGAAAAAGACGTCCTGCAGAAAAAAGAACCATTCTATAGCTCTTACGCCTCACCGGCAAAATACCCCCATAAAAATCCGCTGGAATAA